The window GGAGAAGAGAACGGGAACAACCACTAGGTTCACTTTATGATCTTCACAAAGATATAAGTAGAAAAAGGTTATATCTGTGGGGAGGaggttttaaaaaaaactaacttacttacttacttacttacttacttacttacttacttacttacttacttatttatttatttatttatttatttatttacttacttacttacttacttacttacttacttacttacttacttacttacttacttacttacttacttacttacttacttacttacttacttacttacttacttacttacttacttacttacttacttacttacttacttacttacttacttacttacttacttacttacttacttacttacttacttacttacttacttaattacttacttacttacttacttacttacttacttacttacttacttacttacttacttacttacttacttacttacttacttacttacttacttacttacttacttacttacttacttacttacttacttacttactttcttGCTTACTTAAAACagcttttttgttttgaaataaaatttttcgaaaaaataaattaaagaacatgaaaaagtaagtatttttaaatttttaatatataaattataaattatatattaattttatcaatttttacacattaaaaAGACAGCTTTAATTCCATTTATAGGTTATGTCATATGGAAAAACAGAGGCTGGTGTGATAGCCAAAATTATGAATCGtatgtaaaataacaattttgacatacatTCGGAATTACATATGGACAAAAAAAGtgacagtacatatgtaaaGTACATGTCGTCTAATAGCACCTTTACTGCATCACTTTCAAAAAGTGGAACATAATACAGTGCTGTcatctttaaataaaagaaatcgaAATTTTACCACCACTAAAGTATCGTATAAATAAgctgtcaaattttgtatttacattttgtaaGTGCACGTTGTTAAactaaataaaggaaaaaaaataaaaatggtaaACAATCCATTTCGTAGTAAACCTTCTGCAAATGTTCAACAAAATGTTGATGATTGgggtaaaactaaatttaaaccaaataaattCGGAGGCGGTGGCCGTGGCGGTAAAAAACCTTTTAACAAACATCAAGGTGGCAAATTCGGCAACAACAAGCCATTCCGTGGTGGAAAAggaaataatcataaaaataaggACAATTACAAATTCAATCAAGTAGCACGCGATGCTAAACCAGAAAATGCTACACCATGGAATAAATACAAGGATGAAATTGTCTACAAGCAACGTGAAGAAGAGCAAGCAGCTTTGCAGGCCAACATGGATAGCAAAGATGCTAAAACTGCACTCAAGCAGCGTGAAATGAACTATAGGAAGTTACTAATTGAACAAAAGAAACAGGAATCCACTGTTTGGGATGATTTCggagaagaagaagaagataaccacaaaaataaacagaaaaaacccaaaaagtTTGAAGAAACTTCCACAGAAGTCGCCATTAACGAAATTAAGGAAacgaataaaagtaaaaattttaataaaaaacaaaagaaagcagaaaataaattaaatgctgAATCTAAAACCAAGTTCAAGAAAAACGTTTCTAATTCTGAACTCAAAGCAGACGTTAAAGAGTTCATATCAAAAGAACTTTTAGAAAACTTCGATAGTAAAAAGTTAAGCTTCGAACAAAA of the Lucilia cuprina isolate Lc7/37 chromosome 2, ASM2204524v1, whole genome shotgun sequence genome contains:
- the LOC111682917 gene encoding uncharacterized protein LOC111682917 gives rise to the protein MVNNPFRSKPSANVQQNVDDWGKTKFKPNKFGGGGRGGKKPFNKHQGGKFGNNKPFRGGKGNNHKNKDNYKFNQVARDAKPENATPWNKYKDEIVYKQREEEQAALQANMDSKDAKTALKQREMNYRKLLIEQKKQESTVWDDFGEEEEDNHKNKQKKPKKFEETSTEVAINEIKETNKSKNFNKKQKKAENKLNAESKTKFKKNVSNSELKADVKEFISKELLENFDSKKLSFEQNDILRRKITKTSVMSIGITLECAVNDLKHKKTIKEKRKQNKN